One window of the Vigna radiata var. radiata cultivar VC1973A unplaced genomic scaffold, Vradiata_ver6 scaffold_167, whole genome shotgun sequence genome contains the following:
- the LOC106779703 gene encoding probable alpha,alpha-trehalose-phosphate synthase [UDP-forming] 9 has protein sequence MASRSYANLLDLAGGLLDIPHSPRSIPRIMTVPGVISDLDASGRYDGDSDVSSSGYRERKILVANMLPLQAKRDVDTGKWCFSLDEDSILLQLKYGFSSDTEVIYVGSLKVEIEAHEQEAVAQKLQEDFNCIPTFLPHDLMKNFYLGFCKQQLWPLFHYMLPMFPDHGERFDRTLWKAYVSANKIFADKVMEIINPDDDYVWVQDYHLMVLPTFLRKRYNRVKLGFFLHSPFPSSEIYRTLPVRDEILRGLLNTDLIGFHTFDYARHFLSCCKRMLGLDYESKRGHIGLDYFGRTVFIKILPVGIHMGRLESVLNLQSTSAKLKEIQEEFKGRKVILGVDDMDIFKGISLKLLAVEQLLEQNRDLKGKVVLIQIVNPARSSGKGVQEAKRETYLIAQRINDTYGSNHYQPVILIDRPVPRFEKSAYYAVAECCIVNAVRDGMNLVPYKYIVCRQGTAQMDKALSRKSDSPRTSTIVVSEFIGCSPSLSGAIRVNPWNIDSVADALYSAVTMNDSEKQLRHEKHYRYISSHDVAYWARSFMQDLERACKDHYTKRCWGMGLGLGFRVVSLSPGFRKLSVDHIVSAYKRTGKRAIFLDYDGTIVSKSSINKTPSSDVISVLNDMCNDPKNTVFIVSGRSRDSLSNWFSSCKEIGLAAEHGYFLRWNKDSEWETSHLSSDLDWKKIVEPVMQLYTEATDGSNIETKESALVWHHQDADPDFGSCQAKELLNHLESVLANEPAVVTRGQHIVEVKPQGLNKGLVTEKILSTMVNGGNPPDFVMCVGDDISDEDMFESILRTVSCPSLPVVPEIFACTVGQKPSKAKYYLDDSADVMKLLHGLGASSKPKPRNLAQFQVSFESTV, from the exons ATGGCATCAAGATCATATGCTAACCTACTAGACTTAGCTGGAGGTTTACTTGATATTCCTCATTCACCAAGAAGTATTCCAAGGATTATGACAGTTCCTGGAGTTATTTCTGACCTGGATGCTTCTGGTAGATACGATGGGGATTCCGATGTTAGTTCTTCTGGCTACCGGGAGCGTAAAATCCTTGTGGCAAACATGTTGCCATTGCAGGCTAAGAGAGATGTAGACACTGGTAAATGGTGTTTCAGTTTGGACGAGGATTCAATTCTGttacaattaaaatatggtttttcttctGATACTGAGGTGATCTATGTCGGATCCCTCAAGGTTGAAATAGAGGCCCATGAGCAGGAAGCTGTTGCTCAGAAACTACAGGAGGACTTTAATTGCATACCTACCTTTTTACCCCATGATCTCATGAAAAACTTTTATCTTGGCTTTTGCAAACAGCAGCTCTGGCCTCTCTTTCATTACATGCTACCTATGTTCCCTGATCATGGTGAACGGTTTGACCGCACGCTTTGGAAGGCTTATGTTTCTGCAAACAAAATATTTGCAGACAAGGTTATGGAAATAATCAATCCTGATGATGATTATGTTTGGGTTCAGGACTATCACTTGATGGTTTTGCCTACATTCCTGAGAAAGCGGTATAATCGTGTTAAACTTGGATTCTTTCTTCACAGTCCGTTCCCTTCATCTGAAATTTACCGAACTTTGCCTGTAAGGGATGAAATTCTGAGGGGCTTGTTGAATACTGATTTAATTGGCTTCCACACATTTGATTATGCTCGCCACTTTCTCTCTTGTTGCAAAAGAATGCTAGGTCTTGACTACGAATCTAAACGAGGACATATAGGACTTGATTACTTTGGGCGTACtgtatttatcaaaattttgccTGTAGGCATTCATATGGGTAGGCTTGAGTCTGTATTAAATCTCCAATCTACGTCAGCTAAACTGAAAGAAATTCAGGAAGAGTTTAAGGGTAGGAAGGTGATTCTTGGTGTTGATGACATGGATATCTTTAAAGGCATTAGTCTGAAGCTTCTAGCTGTTGAGCAGCTGCTGGAGCAGAATCGAGATTTGAAGGGCAAAGTTGTCCTGATACAAATTGTGAATCCTGCTAGGAGTTCAGGAAAGGGTGTTCAGGAAGCAAAAAGGGAAACATATTTAATTGCCCAGAGGATTAATGATACTTATGGCTCAAACCATTATCAGCCAGTTATTCTCATTGACCGTCCTGTTCCTCGTTTTGAAAAGAGTGCCTATTATGCTGTAGCGGAATGTTGCATTGTTAATGCTGTGAGGGATGGTATGAACTTAGTCCCATACAAGTATATTGTCTGCAGACAAGGAACTGCACAGATGGATAAAGCTTTGAGTAGAAAAAGTGATTCTCCCCGTACGAGCACGATAGTTGTGTCTGAGTTCATCGGTTGTTCTCCTTCTCTAAGTGGAGCAATCAGGGTCAATCCCTGGAACATAGACTCTGTGGCTGATGCTCTGTATTCCGCTGTTACTATGAATGATTCAGAGAAGCAATTGAGGCACGAGAAGCACTATCGGTACATCAGTTCTCATGATGTGGCGTATTGGGCACGCAGCTTTATGCAGGATTTGGAGAGAGCATGCAAAGATCATTACACCAAAAGGTGCTGGGGAATGGGTTTGGGCCTAGGATTTAGAGTTGTTTCTCTTTCTCCTGGTTTTAGAAAATTGTCTGTTGATCACATTGTTTCAGCATACAAAAGGACTGGTAAACGAGCCATATTTCTTGATTATGATGGTACTATCGTATCAAAATCTTCTATAAACAAAACCCCCAGCTCTGATGTCATATCCGTTCTAAATGATATGTGTAATGATCCTAAAAATACCGTCTTCATTGTGAGTGGAAGGTCAAGAGATTCTTTAAGTAATTGGTTTAGTTCATGCAAAGAGATTGGACTTGCTGCCGAACATGGATACTTTTTAAG GTGGAATAAAGATTCTGAATGGGAAACCAGTCACTTGTCTTCTGATCTTGATTGGAAGAAGATTGTGGAACCTGTCATGCAATTGTATACGGAGGCAACTGATGGATCTAATATTGAAACTAAGGAAAGTGCTTTGGTGTGGCATCATCAAGATGCGGACCCTGATTTTGGCTCTTGCCAGGCCAAAGAATTGTTAAATCATCTGGAAAGTGTCCTTGCTAATGAACCTGCAGTTGTCACCCGGGGCCAGCATATTGTCGAAGTCAAGCCACAG GGCTTAAACAAAGGCTTGGTAACTGAAAAGATTCTTTCCACTATGGTTAATGGTGGTAATCCGCCAGATTTTGTGATGTGCGTGGGAGATGACATTTCCGATGAAGACATGTTTGAGAGCATATTAAGGACAGTTTCATGCCCATCATTACCGGTAGTTCCAGAGATCTTTGCCTGCACTGTTGGTCAGAAACCCAGTAAGGCCAAATATTATCTGGATGATTCTGCTGATGTCATGAAGTTGCTTCATGGCCTTGGTGCTTCATCTAAACCAAAGCCCAGGAATCTAGCACAATTCCAAGTTTCTTTTGAAAGCACGGTTTGA